TTAATAGTACTAATAATACTTTCAATTTTGTATTCGAACTCAATTCCCGTTTCTTTAATTTCAAATGTCAATCTTATAGGTTGAGAATGAAATGTTATAAGTCGAAATGATTTTTCCTTAATTTTTCCAAGAAACATTATTCCTTTTGGTTTAACAAATGGTGTTTTTTCTATTGTTATTGATTTAAGTCTATTTATAATCTCATCAACAGATTCTGATGAAATAATCCTGCATCTTATTTTGTTCATAATCAATTGTGTGTGCGTATTCATAAAATGTAGCCTAACGGCTGGGGGTTGATAAAGTGCAGGCGGTTGGAACATCGTCATCGTCCCACGATGAAAAGCTGGATTGAAACGATAAAGTTTCCTAATCCGCTGATAGCCTGCATTTTATTAAACCCTTGTTGTGCATAGTGGTTTTATTCTTTCGTTTTACTTTTTATTAATTCTTCAATTTCAAAAAACCTTTTCTGTTCCCACTCAGTAAATATATTTAAATCATTCTTAATTAAAGGGTCAGGAATATACCAAGCATATTGAGAAAAGTAATTGTGTAAATCTTTGCTCTTGAAGTCATAACCTTTAAATGCAAATAAAGAATTCTTCAATATTCTCAATTCTTCATCTGTCCAAATTACATCATTATCTTTAAGGCTTTGAGCAAAATAATTTATCCTAAATTTTGAATTGAATTCAAACATTTTGTCAATGATGGTAATCCTAAAATCAAATTCAGGAACAAAGTTCTTTGCACGATAACGTATTGAACCAGATTTAACATATCCTGTTACTGTACTATTGACATCATTTTTGTTTAAAAGCCGTCCAATACCAATTGTTTCCCACATATTGAAATCATTCTGATTTTGCATTCTTTCGGGCAAATGAAAATATATGTCTTCGCCTAAATTGATAATGAGTTCAAAATCTTCAATCTGTTTATTTGCCCAAAGTTTCCCTGTGGTTAATTTATAGTCATACGTTTTGATTGGTAAAATATTAAAACTTCCTATGTAACTATATGAATGTTGGACAGTGTTTATACCCTTCTTGAATGTTACAGGAAAGTAGTAAATGAAGTCTTTCCCATCAAAATTTTCTTTATTATAAAGTTTAAAGTCGGTACTATCTATCGATGTTATATTGAACTCAATAAGTTCATTATTTACATAAACAATGAAATCTTTAATTTGCGGATGTTTTTTTTCTTCATCCGTAACTACACCATCTGCTGGTGGTGTTACAAAACCAACAAGTATTGTCTGTTCATCACTTGGGTTATAAAAAGTAAAATTAATATTGACTCTTAAAAATGCTTTATCTAAAGTCAAATACAAAACTTCTTTTTTGAGTTCAATATTTGTACTTTTTAATGGAAATAGAGTGTTCCCTTTTGCATAAAAACCTCCATCATTTCCAAAAGCATAGTTTGAAATTGTCAAGAAGAATGTAATAAAAAGTATAAGTTTTGATTTTATCTTATCCATTGTTAATTGTTTTATTTTGTCGTCTCTAACCATTATGCACAACGGCTGGGGGTTGATAAAGTGCAGGCGGTAGGAACATCGTCATCGTCCCACGATGAGAAAGCTGGATTGAAACGATAAAGTTTCCTAATCCGCTGATAGCCTGCATTTTATTAAACCCTTGTTGGCAGCTGTTATTATTTATGAAAAAAATCAGAATCGAATATTATCATTTCATTTATAAAAAGTATATCATCACTATCTTCATTGTTGCCATTATCTATCAATTTTAAATAATTTCCCCATGCAGCAGATTTTTCAACTACAATTCCAAATTCTGGTACAAAAAAGTAATGCATTTCTTCATCATCAGCAAGTGGTTCATCAAATAAATATTTATACACAATATATTCATTTGAATTATACCAAATCAATTTTTTGTCACAAAGAATAAGTCTGTTTTCTAAGGTGTCACGGAGATTGTGATAAATATTCGTTGAATTACTTAGAGGAAATTCAAATCTCTGATTAAAAGTGTCATACTGATAAAAATTCATATATGACAATCTAAATATTGAGTCTGCATATTCTTTTTCAATAAGTGTCTTAAATAAAGTATCAATCGAATGTCTATGGAGATTTATAAAACAATATTCTAATTCTTTTTTATCAGGAGTCTTAAGTGAAGAATTATTAGTCTGACATCCTGTGATAAAAATAGTCAAAATGTATATTATTATTCTTCTCATTCGATTTTTTATAATTGCTGCCAACGGCTGGGGGTTGAT
The Methanofastidiosum sp. DNA segment above includes these coding regions:
- a CDS encoding YARHG domain-containing protein — encoded protein: MDKIKSKLILFITFFLTISNYAFGNDGGFYAKGNTLFPLKSTNIELKKEVLYLTLDKAFLRVNINFTFYNPSDEQTILVGFVTPPADGVVTDEEKKHPQIKDFIVYVNNELIEFNITSIDSTDFKLYNKENFDGKDFIYYFPVTFKKGINTVQHSYSYIGSFNILPIKTYDYKLTTGKLWANKQIEDFELIINLGEDIYFHLPERMQNQNDFNMWETIGIGRLLNKNDVNSTVTGYVKSGSIRYRAKNFVPEFDFRITIIDKMFEFNSKFRINYFAQSLKDNDVIWTDEELRILKNSLFAFKGYDFKSKDLHNYFSQYAWYIPDPLIKNDLNIFTEWEQKRFFEIEELIKSKTKE